The proteins below come from a single Acidobacteriota bacterium genomic window:
- a CDS encoding PLP-dependent aspartate aminotransferase family protein — translation MGFSTDAIHGGQEPDESTGAITQPIYQTSTYVQQGVGKHKGYEYARTQNPTREALEANVAKLEGGLHGVAFASGMAAINALMSRFAKGDHFVVSSNVYGGTYRLFEMNLRKFGLDFSWVETSDQEALRGSLRPGTKMVFLETPTNPTMRLTDLKAAARLCSSRGILTTVDNTFMSPYLQRPLELGIDIVVHSTTKFLNGHSDSVGGIVVTSKEEVAKDLRFIQNAAGAILSPFDSWLVLRGTKTLAVRMKAHEENGGRLARFLVQHPKVERVLYPGLPDHPQHELAKRQQKGFGSMISFETGSFENADRVLSSLKLIALAESLGGVESLASHPAAMTHASVPPEERRRLGITPGLARISVGLEDVEDLMADLDQALAKI, via the coding sequence ATGGGATTCTCCACCGACGCCATCCACGGCGGGCAGGAACCCGATGAATCGACGGGGGCCATCACCCAGCCCATCTATCAGACTTCGACCTACGTCCAGCAGGGCGTGGGCAAACATAAGGGATACGAGTACGCACGCACCCAGAATCCGACTCGGGAAGCGCTGGAGGCCAATGTGGCCAAGCTCGAAGGCGGACTGCACGGCGTCGCCTTCGCCTCGGGGATGGCGGCCATCAACGCCCTCATGAGCCGCTTCGCCAAGGGCGACCATTTCGTGGTGTCGTCCAACGTCTACGGCGGCACCTACCGCCTCTTCGAGATGAACCTGCGCAAGTTCGGACTCGACTTCTCCTGGGTCGAGACCTCCGATCAGGAGGCCCTGCGCGGCAGCCTGCGGCCTGGGACCAAGATGGTCTTCCTGGAAACGCCCACCAATCCCACCATGCGCTTGACCGACCTCAAGGCGGCGGCCCGGCTCTGCTCTTCGCGGGGCATCCTGACCACGGTCGACAACACCTTCATGTCGCCTTACCTGCAGCGTCCGCTGGAGTTGGGCATCGACATCGTGGTGCACAGCACCACCAAGTTCCTTAACGGACACAGCGACAGCGTGGGGGGGATCGTGGTGACCTCGAAGGAGGAGGTGGCCAAAGACCTGCGCTTCATTCAGAACGCCGCCGGAGCCATTCTCAGTCCCTTCGATTCCTGGCTGGTGCTGAGAGGCACCAAGACACTGGCCGTGCGCATGAAGGCCCATGAAGAAAACGGCGGCCGCTTAGCACGCTTTCTGGTCCAGCATCCCAAGGTGGAACGAGTGCTCTACCCCGGCCTGCCCGACCATCCTCAGCATGAGTTGGCCAAGCGTCAGCAAAAGGGATTCGGCAGCATGATCAGTTTCGAGACCGGCAGCTTCGAGAACGCCGACCGCGTCCTCAGCTCGCTTAAGCTGATCGCCCTGGCGGAAAGCCTGGGAGGTGTGGAGAGTTTGGCCTCCCACCCAGCGGCCATGACTCATGCCTCGGTTCCTCCCGAGGAACGCCGGCGCCTGGGAATCACCCCAGGCCTGGCCCGCATTTCCGTGGGGCTTGAGGATGTCGAGGACTTGATGGCTGATCTTGACCAGGCCCTGGCCAAGATCTGA
- the tatA gene encoding twin-arginine translocase TatA/TatE family subunit — MPLLIGLGVPELVIILLIVVVIFGASRLPQLGKGLGQGINNFRNAVKSESESSEAETEEAK; from the coding sequence ATGCCATTGCTAATAGGACTGGGCGTCCCCGAGTTGGTGATCATCCTGCTTATCGTAGTAGTGATTTTCGGCGCCAGCCGGCTTCCCCAACTGGGTAAGGGGCTCGGTCAAGGCATCAACAACTTCCGCAACGCGGTGAAGTCCGAGTCGGAATCATCGGAAGCGGAAACCGAAGAAGCCAAGTGA
- a CDS encoding tetratricopeptide repeat protein, which translates to MRRSILIGATALCWLLLPSMASAAEGADLLEQGRRSARAGELASALQAFAAYKQQYPDDFRPYLYSGIELAKAGRERDAALELNDAASRGLEGGPEVVEYARARIQLGDLREAARPLVELEASGQLPAEGLWLLADIHYRLKQAPEAKQVLDKFARLQPNDPRLNLRRGQVYIYLEQYEKALTAIEEAVWAAPDSPERHFEMARTLYYGINFEAAKTAALKAVQLAPGNAEYLHLLGIICDRLEQYDEAVKYLEQAAASPQAFNRIYFDLGNALRKAGERERTREVLQKYRDLHNQSEEQANREKTIEALVNQGRLQIQDGDIGAGRESLLRVLQLDPDHWLIHSLLTKIYLSSGRPDLARPHVQKLVEIDPQSSEGHYLAGMYWYQKRDLAKALTHALKSKQLRPGDAEVHNLLGNIYFGQGQLEEAAEEYAAAVGLAPDRLDFQANHRTVERKLNP; encoded by the coding sequence ATGAGGCGATCTATTCTCATCGGCGCGACGGCTTTGTGCTGGCTCCTGCTGCCCTCCATGGCGTCCGCGGCGGAGGGAGCCGACTTGCTGGAGCAGGGCCGCCGCTCGGCTCGAGCCGGGGAGTTGGCAAGCGCTCTGCAAGCTTTCGCAGCCTACAAGCAGCAATATCCCGACGATTTTCGACCTTACCTCTATTCCGGCATCGAATTGGCGAAAGCCGGACGCGAGAGGGATGCCGCCCTGGAACTCAACGATGCCGCCTCGCGGGGCCTGGAGGGAGGCCCGGAGGTGGTCGAGTACGCCCGGGCCCGCATCCAATTGGGCGATCTGCGCGAGGCCGCCCGTCCTCTGGTTGAACTGGAAGCCTCCGGCCAACTGCCCGCCGAGGGCCTGTGGCTGCTGGCCGACATCCACTACCGCCTCAAACAGGCCCCGGAGGCCAAGCAGGTCCTGGACAAGTTCGCACGCCTTCAGCCCAATGATCCCCGTCTCAATCTCAGACGCGGGCAGGTTTATATTTATCTGGAGCAGTACGAAAAAGCTCTAACGGCCATCGAAGAGGCCGTGTGGGCCGCCCCCGATTCGCCCGAGCGCCATTTCGAAATGGCGCGGACTCTCTACTACGGCATCAACTTCGAAGCCGCCAAGACGGCGGCCCTCAAAGCCGTGCAGCTCGCCCCCGGCAACGCCGAGTATCTGCACCTGCTGGGCATCATCTGCGACCGGCTGGAACAGTACGACGAGGCTGTCAAGTACCTCGAGCAGGCCGCCGCTTCGCCCCAGGCCTTCAACCGCATTTACTTCGATCTGGGCAACGCCTTGCGCAAGGCCGGAGAGCGTGAGCGGACCCGCGAAGTGCTGCAGAAATACCGCGACTTGCACAACCAGTCGGAGGAGCAGGCCAACCGGGAAAAGACCATCGAAGCCTTGGTCAATCAGGGCCGCTTGCAGATTCAGGACGGAGATATCGGCGCCGGACGCGAGAGCCTGCTGCGGGTGCTGCAACTCGATCCCGATCACTGGCTCATCCACAGCTTGCTGACCAAGATCTACCTTTCTTCGGGACGGCCCGATCTGGCCCGGCCTCACGTCCAGAAGCTGGTCGAAATCGATCCCCAGAGTTCGGAGGGGCACTACCTGGCGGGCATGTACTGGTATCAGAAAAGGGATCTTGCCAAGGCCTTGACCCACGCCCTCAAGTCCAAGCAGCTTCGTCCCGGCGACGCCGAGGTGCACAACCTGTTGGGCAACATCTACTTCGGCCAGGGGCAACTTGAGGAGGCGGCTGAGGAATACGCTGCCGCCGTGGGCCTGGCGCCGGACCGTCTCGACTTTCAAGCCAATCACAGAACCGTGGAGAGAAAGCTCAACCCCTAA
- a CDS encoding carboxypeptidase regulatory-like domain-containing protein, with amino-acid sequence MSRQRCLKTLFAAAWVLCFVALSCTSLFGQTTSLTGTVKDPQGGIVPGATVTAVSAAGAERSVLTNDEGRYQFLQLSPGTYTIRAEQAGFKTTTARDVRLLVDTPATLDLKLELGEISEVVTITGAAEQVLNTSDATIGNTFNENQIVNLPLESRNVVNLLSLQPGVDVQGNVTGARRDQSNLTLDGIDVNEQQTGTAFTPVLRVTPDSVQEFRVTVTNPNASQGRSSGGQVSLVTKSGTNDWHGSLYHFHRNTATTANDFFNNRVQTAGEDGRFGTEDDGLDTPVLLRNLFGGSIGGPIARDKAFFFFNYEGRKDRSQSNRINTVPLPHLGQGLVRYQNTSGETVTLTPDDILNLYPATGGVNPVALAVFADAAQRFPANDSSVGDGFNTSGFRFNDSTPLDQNTWIGKVDFNLSDNQQLFIRSNYQWDNQQFSAAENPLLPRFPGGPSPGLWSHPFGIGAGHTWTIKPTLINTFRYGLTRQAFSQQGDSGENSYRFRDVFQEFDYSRTLNRTTPTHNIINDISWIKGSHTLQFGTNIRLIDNNRATFANAFDDAVTNLGFYQGAGSVLSDPIDDLAPASERVLQNAVAAVLGRFSQYTANFTFDADGSLLPSGTPTDRNFATEEYEFYFEDAWQVTPELTLNLGLRWGVNTPVNETQGFQVQPTVPLDTIFQQRVASANMGVPFNQPVIVDTSGPFYGKDGYYPTDYNNFAPRISAAWSPNFDGGFLGALFGRNGESVFRGGFAMTYDRIGSQLAVSFDLNNTLGFSSSTTIAAETYNVTDNLAPLFTGFGQDIRSLPGIPTPTDLTFPLNTPSDRSRRIESSLDSALTTPVNYSWNFSIGREFGDGLFIEAGYIGRSARNLLATRDIMHLNNLVDPASGQSFYQAARILMDNRLADTPVEDIGAIPFFENLFPNLNFGFGGTATTNAYGLVARGRAGGFDILDWTFFQAILDTRGEIDCGLGDGRSCMFFHPQYAAFSAFSTIAESDYHALAVTVRERFGDSLNFDFNWTWSKSFDTASGLQTSGTFGAAFIVNPLNLDLSHSVSDFNTQHIVNANWLWNLPFGRGRRFGTNSNSIVNGVLGGWAFNGVFRWNSGRPIGSPFESARWATNWNLSSNVTRIRDPRPGPTKSGDNPNFFPDVQFAYNSFRDAYAGEVGDRNVFNRSSFITLDFGLHKAFRMPYNESHQVVFRWEVFNATNTQRLGAPGNTGVLVDPQEGEPPPNWFNITGIQGMPRVMQFGLKYEF; translated from the coding sequence ATGTCACGACAGCGTTGTTTGAAAACCTTATTTGCGGCTGCCTGGGTCCTATGCTTTGTGGCCCTGAGCTGCACCAGTCTGTTCGGGCAGACGACGTCGCTGACTGGGACCGTAAAGGATCCCCAGGGCGGCATCGTACCCGGCGCGACAGTCACTGCGGTGTCGGCGGCTGGAGCTGAGCGGTCGGTTCTCACTAATGACGAGGGCCGTTATCAGTTCCTGCAACTTTCGCCGGGGACCTATACGATTCGCGCCGAACAGGCCGGCTTCAAAACCACCACGGCGAGAGACGTCCGTTTGTTGGTCGACACCCCCGCCACTCTGGATCTCAAATTGGAATTGGGGGAGATTAGCGAGGTGGTCACCATTACCGGGGCCGCCGAGCAAGTCCTGAACACCTCGGACGCCACTATCGGCAACACTTTTAATGAAAATCAGATCGTCAACCTGCCGCTCGAATCGCGCAACGTCGTGAACCTGCTCAGCCTGCAGCCCGGAGTCGACGTCCAGGGCAACGTGACGGGAGCCCGTCGCGACCAATCGAACCTGACGCTGGACGGGATCGACGTCAACGAGCAGCAGACGGGTACGGCCTTCACGCCGGTCTTGCGGGTGACGCCCGACTCGGTGCAGGAATTCCGCGTCACCGTCACCAACCCCAATGCCAGTCAGGGCCGCTCCTCGGGCGGGCAGGTCTCGTTGGTCACCAAGTCAGGCACCAACGACTGGCACGGATCGCTCTATCACTTCCACCGCAACACCGCCACCACGGCCAATGACTTCTTCAACAACCGTGTTCAGACGGCGGGCGAGGACGGACGTTTCGGAACCGAGGACGACGGCCTCGACACGCCGGTCCTGCTGCGAAACCTCTTCGGAGGTTCCATCGGAGGTCCCATCGCCAGGGACAAGGCTTTCTTCTTTTTCAATTACGAAGGCCGCAAGGACCGCAGCCAGTCGAACCGCATCAATACCGTGCCTCTTCCCCATCTGGGACAAGGACTGGTCAGGTACCAGAACACGTCCGGCGAAACCGTCACATTGACGCCCGACGACATCCTCAACCTCTATCCGGCAACGGGCGGAGTCAACCCGGTGGCGCTGGCCGTTTTTGCCGACGCCGCCCAGCGTTTCCCCGCCAACGACAGTTCGGTGGGCGATGGCTTCAACACCAGCGGATTCCGCTTCAACGACTCGACGCCGCTGGATCAGAACACCTGGATCGGCAAAGTCGACTTCAACCTCAGCGACAACCAGCAGCTTTTCATCCGCAGCAACTACCAGTGGGACAACCAGCAGTTCAGCGCGGCTGAGAACCCGCTGCTGCCCCGCTTCCCCGGAGGACCCTCGCCCGGCCTTTGGAGCCACCCCTTCGGGATCGGCGCCGGCCATACCTGGACGATCAAGCCGACCTTGATCAACACCTTCCGCTACGGACTGACGCGTCAGGCCTTCTCTCAGCAAGGCGACTCGGGTGAAAACTCCTACCGTTTCAGGGACGTCTTCCAGGAGTTCGACTACAGCCGCACGCTCAACCGCACCACGCCCACTCACAACATCATCAACGACATATCCTGGATCAAGGGTTCTCACACGCTGCAGTTCGGAACCAACATCCGCCTCATCGACAACAACCGGGCCACCTTCGCCAATGCCTTTGACGACGCCGTTACCAACCTGGGCTTCTACCAGGGAGCCGGCTCGGTGCTTTCCGATCCCATCGACGACTTGGCGCCGGCCTCCGAACGCGTTTTGCAGAACGCCGTGGCCGCCGTGCTGGGTCGCTTCAGCCAGTACACGGCCAACTTCACCTTCGACGCCGACGGCTCGCTGCTCCCCAGCGGAACCCCCACCGACCGGAATTTCGCCACCGAGGAGTACGAGTTCTATTTCGAGGACGCCTGGCAGGTCACTCCCGAGTTGACCCTCAATCTGGGTCTGCGCTGGGGCGTCAACACGCCGGTCAACGAGACCCAGGGCTTTCAGGTGCAGCCCACCGTTCCGCTGGACACCATCTTCCAGCAGCGGGTGGCTTCGGCCAACATGGGCGTGCCCTTTAACCAGCCCGTCATCGTCGACACCTCCGGGCCTTTCTACGGCAAGGACGGATACTACCCGACCGACTACAACAACTTCGCTCCCAGAATCTCGGCCGCCTGGTCTCCCAACTTCGACGGCGGCTTCCTGGGCGCCCTTTTCGGACGCAACGGCGAATCGGTCTTCCGCGGCGGCTTCGCCATGACCTACGACCGCATCGGAAGCCAACTGGCGGTTTCCTTCGACCTCAACAACACCTTGGGCTTCTCCTCTTCGACCACCATCGCGGCGGAGACCTACAATGTGACCGACAATCTGGCGCCCCTCTTCACAGGTTTCGGCCAGGACATCCGGTCGCTTCCGGGAATCCCCACGCCCACGGACTTGACCTTCCCGCTCAATACGCCCTCCGACCGGTCGCGCCGCATCGAGTCCTCTTTGGACAGCGCGCTCACCACTCCCGTCAACTACAGTTGGAACTTCTCCATCGGACGCGAGTTCGGAGACGGGCTCTTCATCGAAGCGGGATACATCGGACGCAGCGCCCGCAACCTGCTGGCCACCCGCGACATCATGCATCTCAACAACCTGGTGGACCCGGCCTCCGGCCAGTCGTTCTACCAGGCGGCCCGCATCCTGATGGACAACCGTCTGGCCGACACGCCGGTTGAAGACATCGGAGCCATCCCCTTCTTCGAGAACCTGTTCCCCAACCTCAACTTCGGTTTTGGCGGAACGGCCACCACCAACGCCTACGGCCTGGTGGCTCGGGGAAGAGCCGGCGGCTTCGACATCCTCGACTGGACCTTCTTCCAGGCCATCCTCGACACCCGCGGCGAAATCGACTGCGGACTGGGAGACGGCCGTAGCTGCATGTTCTTCCACCCGCAGTACGCGGCCTTCTCGGCCTTCAGCACCATCGCCGAGTCGGACTACCACGCTCTGGCCGTCACGGTGCGCGAGCGCTTCGGCGATTCGCTCAACTTCGACTTCAACTGGACCTGGTCGAAGTCGTTCGATACGGCCTCCGGTCTGCAGACCAGCGGCACCTTCGGAGCGGCGTTTATCGTCAACCCTTTGAATCTGGACCTGAGCCACTCGGTTTCAGACTTCAACACCCAGCACATCGTCAACGCCAACTGGCTGTGGAACCTGCCTTTTGGCCGGGGACGGCGCTTCGGAACCAACTCCAACAGCATCGTTAACGGCGTACTGGGCGGATGGGCCTTCAACGGCGTCTTCCGCTGGAACTCGGGACGGCCCATCGGCAGCCCCTTCGAGTCCGCCCGCTGGGCCACCAACTGGAACCTCTCCAGCAACGTGACCCGCATCCGCGACCCGCGTCCGGGTCCCACCAAGAGCGGCGACAATCCCAACTTCTTCCCCGACGTCCAGTTCGCCTACAACAGCTTCCGCGACGCCTACGCCGGGGAAGTGGGCGACCGCAACGTCTTCAACCGCTCCTCCTTCATTACCCTCGACTTCGGTCTCCATAAGGCTTTCCGCATGCCTTACAACGAGAGCCACCAAGTCGTGTTCCGCTGGGAGGTCTTCAACGCCACCAACACCCAGCGCTTAGGAGCGCCTGGAAACACCGGCGTGCTGGTTGATCCGCAAGAAGGCGAGCCGCCGCCGAATTGGTTCAACATCACCGGCATCCAAGGTATGCCACGCGTCATGCAGTTCGGTCTTAAGTACGAATTCTAA
- a CDS encoding GWxTD domain-containing protein: MSGRLLRAALCILCGWVLLSLWTYGEPASGQEKQEKERRQEEQEDYYQKWLREDVTYIITQAERDVFEKLVTDEERDQFIEQFWRRRDPDMRTPNNEFKEEHYRRVAYANERFASGVPGWKTDRGRIYIIHGEPVEIEKHYSGESYQRPSHEGGGFTSVVPFEIWRYHYIEGLGPDVEIEFVDPTRTREFRLARNPWEKDELLVVPGAGPTIAESLGLMERGDHPYFTYTNRDQYPGMSYRAEDNPFTRYEKLVTLQSPKEIKYNDLKALVVSDTYYDNLPVTTRHDYFQLNPRRTLAVVSLEIDNRNLSFNLENGAYVARVALYGIVTSITNEVLTEFDHELITSYSPDEIERGRNSRSIYQKVIPVDSRIRHRIDLVVKDLVGNNVGVSRKAILPPGSTEGLATSSMILSDHIVPLGEIPQEDEMFVIGDVKVRPNLSGVFQVENPLGVYLHVYNAAVDQASGQPHLNVEYQLLKDGEVVFSESDEGGQSVYYFSSSRVVLIKGLSVSDLEPGSYQLKVRVEDEVRQKELAVTESLRLEKSGQATD; the protein is encoded by the coding sequence ATGTCAGGACGTCTTTTGCGAGCGGCTCTGTGCATCCTTTGCGGCTGGGTCTTGCTCTCCCTTTGGACCTACGGCGAACCTGCGTCTGGGCAGGAAAAGCAGGAGAAGGAGCGGCGCCAGGAAGAGCAGGAGGACTACTACCAGAAGTGGCTGCGCGAGGATGTGACCTACATCATCACCCAGGCCGAGCGTGACGTCTTCGAAAAGCTGGTCACCGACGAGGAGCGGGATCAGTTCATCGAGCAGTTCTGGCGCCGCCGCGATCCCGACATGAGGACTCCCAACAACGAGTTTAAGGAAGAGCACTATCGTCGCGTCGCCTATGCCAATGAACGCTTCGCCAGCGGCGTTCCCGGCTGGAAGACCGACCGTGGCCGGATTTACATCATCCACGGCGAGCCGGTGGAGATCGAGAAGCACTACTCGGGCGAGAGCTACCAGCGGCCCTCTCATGAAGGCGGCGGCTTCACCTCGGTCGTTCCCTTCGAGATCTGGCGCTATCACTACATCGAAGGACTCGGCCCCGACGTCGAGATCGAATTCGTCGACCCCACCCGCACGCGCGAATTCCGCCTGGCCCGCAATCCCTGGGAGAAGGACGAACTCCTGGTGGTTCCCGGTGCCGGGCCCACCATCGCCGAGAGCTTGGGACTGATGGAGCGGGGGGATCATCCCTACTTCACCTACACCAATCGCGACCAGTATCCCGGCATGTCCTACCGGGCTGAGGACAACCCCTTCACACGCTATGAGAAGCTGGTCACGCTGCAATCGCCCAAGGAGATCAAGTACAACGACTTGAAGGCCCTGGTCGTCTCCGACACCTACTACGACAACCTGCCGGTCACGACCCGCCATGACTACTTCCAACTCAACCCGCGGCGCACCCTGGCCGTGGTCTCTTTGGAGATCGACAACCGCAATCTGAGCTTCAATCTGGAGAACGGGGCCTACGTGGCGCGGGTGGCCCTTTACGGGATCGTCACCAGCATCACCAACGAGGTGCTGACCGAGTTCGACCACGAGCTGATCACATCCTACTCGCCGGACGAAATCGAGCGCGGCCGCAACAGCCGCTCCATCTATCAGAAGGTGATCCCGGTCGACAGCAGGATCCGCCACCGCATCGATCTGGTCGTGAAAGACCTGGTGGGCAACAACGTAGGCGTCAGCCGCAAGGCCATCTTGCCGCCAGGCTCCACGGAAGGTCTGGCCACCAGTTCGATGATCCTCTCCGACCACATCGTGCCGCTGGGCGAGATCCCTCAAGAGGACGAGATGTTCGTCATCGGCGACGTCAAGGTGCGCCCCAATCTGAGCGGAGTCTTTCAGGTCGAGAATCCGCTGGGGGTCTACCTGCACGTCTACAACGCGGCTGTCGATCAAGCCAGCGGCCAGCCCCACCTTAACGTCGAGTACCAACTGCTCAAGGACGGTGAAGTGGTGTTCAGCGAGTCGGACGAGGGCGGTCAGTCGGTCTACTATTTCTCTTCATCGCGGGTCGTACTCATCAAGGGGCTCTCGGTTTCCGACCTGGAGCCCGGCAGCTACCAGCTCAAAGTGCGGGTGGAAGACGAAGTGCGCCAGAAGGAACTGGCGGTCACCGAGTCGTTGCGCTTGGAGAAGAGCGGCCAAGCCACCGATTAA
- a CDS encoding CRTAC1 family protein translates to MILVRCMLPLLLSLSLNGALLGGNGKPLFESVPPDRSGVSWTHESARSEEHYLPETMSGGLAFLDYDQDGWVDLYFVNTGPSEFFQPRRPLSNALYRNQGDGTFRDVTQSAGVEGRTFGMGAAVGDYDNDGYPDIYLTSHGKTILYHNQGDGTFRDVTQAAGVLLEGWTTSAAWLDYDNDGLLDLFVCSFVVFNKDQHISCGLNPLGKSFYCVPRVFEATASVLFRNKGDGTFQEVSDSAIAGNKGKALGVVAADVNNDRLIDLFVANDTVQDFLFLNRGKGEWEEVGLFAGVGLSSEGAAQSGMGVDAADFDGDGWQELFVANIDHQYYSLFKNNRDESFQDLAISSELGRSTFLLSGWGVRFFDLENDGDLDLIQANGHPDDMIDEYASSVTYKEPLLLFENRGGRLLDISNEAGPVFSKPFPARGLALGDFDNDGLPDAAVNNIGEAPLLLHNRTDSGNQWVGLRLVGRTSNRDAIGAVVRYSAGGKVRTRHLNGGGSYLSAHDPRLILGLGSASQVDWIEVQWPAPSERLERLKEVPLNRYLTIEEGKGIVEP, encoded by the coding sequence ATGATCCTGGTCCGCTGCATGCTCCCTCTTCTGCTCTCCCTCTCCCTCAACGGCGCTCTGCTGGGGGGAAACGGGAAGCCCCTTTTCGAAAGCGTGCCTCCCGACCGCAGCGGCGTTTCCTGGACCCACGAGAGCGCCCGCTCGGAGGAGCACTACCTGCCCGAGACCATGTCGGGAGGACTGGCCTTTCTCGACTATGACCAGGACGGCTGGGTCGATCTTTACTTCGTCAACACCGGCCCCAGCGAGTTCTTTCAGCCCCGGCGGCCGCTCAGCAACGCCCTCTACCGCAATCAGGGCGACGGAACCTTCCGCGACGTCACCCAGTCGGCCGGCGTCGAGGGACGCACCTTCGGTATGGGCGCCGCGGTGGGAGACTACGACAACGACGGCTATCCCGACATCTACCTCACCTCCCACGGCAAGACCATCCTCTATCACAATCAAGGGGACGGAACCTTCCGCGACGTCACTCAAGCGGCGGGCGTGCTGCTGGAGGGCTGGACCACCAGCGCCGCCTGGCTCGACTACGACAACGACGGTCTGCTCGACCTCTTCGTGTGCAGTTTCGTGGTCTTCAACAAAGATCAGCACATCTCCTGCGGACTCAATCCGCTGGGGAAGAGTTTTTATTGCGTGCCCCGGGTCTTCGAAGCCACGGCCAGCGTCCTCTTCCGCAACAAGGGGGACGGCACCTTCCAAGAGGTCTCCGATTCGGCCATCGCCGGCAACAAGGGCAAGGCCCTGGGAGTGGTGGCCGCCGACGTCAACAACGACCGTCTCATCGACTTGTTCGTGGCCAACGACACCGTGCAGGACTTTCTTTTTCTCAACCGGGGCAAGGGTGAATGGGAAGAAGTAGGGCTGTTCGCCGGAGTCGGGCTTTCTTCGGAAGGCGCCGCCCAGTCGGGAATGGGAGTCGATGCCGCCGATTTCGACGGCGACGGATGGCAGGAACTCTTCGTCGCCAACATCGATCACCAGTACTATTCGCTCTTTAAGAACAACCGCGACGAGTCGTTCCAGGATCTGGCCATCTCAAGCGAATTGGGCCGTTCCACCTTCCTCCTGAGCGGATGGGGGGTGCGTTTCTTCGATCTTGAAAACGATGGAGATCTCGACCTCATCCAGGCCAACGGCCATCCCGACGACATGATCGACGAGTACGCCAGCAGCGTCACCTACAAGGAGCCGCTGCTGCTTTTCGAAAACCGCGGAGGGCGTCTGCTCGACATCAGCAACGAAGCCGGCCCGGTCTTCTCAAAGCCCTTTCCCGCCCGCGGACTGGCCCTGGGCGACTTCGACAACGACGGCCTGCCTGATGCCGCCGTCAACAACATCGGCGAAGCTCCCCTGCTGCTTCACAACCGGACCGACTCGGGCAACCAGTGGGTGGGCTTGCGGCTGGTCGGACGCACCAGCAACCGCGACGCCATCGGGGCCGTCGTGCGCTATTCGGCGGGCGGAAAGGTGAGGACCCGCCATCTCAACGGCGGCGGCAGCTACCTGTCGGCCCATGATCCCCGCCTCATTTTGGGTCTGGGATCGGCATCGCAGGTGGATTGGATCGAGGTGCAGTGGCCCGCTCCCAGCGAGAGGCTGGAGCGCCTCAAAGAAGTCCCCCTCAACCGGTATCTGACGATTGAAGAGGGAAAGGGAATCGTCGAGCCGTAG